A single region of the Portunus trituberculatus isolate SZX2019 chromosome 29, ASM1759143v1, whole genome shotgun sequence genome encodes:
- the LOC123510599 gene encoding zinc finger BED domain-containing protein 5-like, with translation MVTLTICKERNGIHRPQCVICHAVLSNDALRPGRLERHLITNHEALKEKPKQFFTAKLHALNPTLETTAKAIDVFSKVDEFFQEHGLSWEQVVGVCTDGAPAMIGSRSGFVKLVKEKNPAVTGTHCVIHRQALASKTLQDLGTDYKTLLFHTEVRWLSKGNMLSRLYELKDEVEIFLQRQKQDKLYEAFTEENFQLSLAYLVDFFEAINNLNLKLQGKNTNIIAHSDVIRAFTEKIHLWKRKVQVGNFSTFSHLNELLSEKRKLEQYDFTKEVLSHLDSLAEEFMRYFPEVTMDNSLWTLVQNPFNTDVELLLDSLQEEAIDLKCDSSAKRDFETMKLEEFWLKYLPMYPKVGEEALRVILPFSSTYLCEAGFSALVVLKTKQRNRLDVANDLRCALSSFKPRISDLVRKKQQHPSHEISS, from the exons ATGGTAACCTTAACGATTTGCAAAG AGAGGAATGGAATTCACCGCCCTCAGTGTGTCATATGCCATGCAGTCCTCAGCAATGATGCCTTAAGACCTGGTCGTCTGGAGCGACATTTGATCACAAACCACGAAGCATTAAAAGAAAAGCCAAAGCAGTTCTTCACAGCCAAACTTCATGCGCTGAATC CAACACTGGAGACAACAGCAAAGGCTATCGATGTTTTTTCAAAGGTTGATGAGTTTTTCCAAGAGCATGGTCTTTCATGGGAACAAGTAGTCGGTGTTTGTACTGATGGTGCCCCAGCAATGATTGGATCTCGCTCTGGATTTGTAAAgctggtgaaggaaaaaaatcctgCTGTAACTGGGACTCATTGTGTTATCCACAGACAAGCATTAGCAAGCAAAACTCTGCAAG ATCTGGGCACTGATTACAAGACTCTCCTGTTTCACACGGAAGTCCGCTGGCTTTCCAAGGGAAACATGCTGAGTCGTCTTTACGAGCTCAAGGATGAAGTGGAAATTTTCTTGCAGAGgcagaaacaagacaaactgTATGAAGCATTCACAGAGGAAAACTTTCAGCTTTCACTAGCATACCTTGTGGACTTTTTTGAGGCTATCAACAACCTCAATTTGAAGTTacaaggaaaaaacacaaacatcatTGCACACTCTGATGTAATCAGAGCTTTCACTGAAAAAATTCATCTTTGGAAACGAAAAGTACAAGTTGGgaacttttcaacattctcaCATCTCAATGAGCTCTTATCTGAGAAGAGAAAACTTGAGCAGTATGACTTCACAAAAGAGGTTTTATCTCATCTCGATTCCCTTGCTGAGGAATTTATGCGCTATTTTCCAGAGGTCACAATGGATAATTCTCTTTGGACTTTGGTGCAGAATCCATTTAACACTGATGTGGAGTTGTTACTGGACTCACTGCAAGAGGAAGCCATCGATTTGAAATGTGACTCGAGCGCGAAAAGGGACTTTGAAACAATGAAGTTAGAAGAGTTTTGGTTGAAATATCTTCCCATGTACCCAAAAGTAGGTGAAGAAGCACTTCGTGtgattcttcccttttcttcaactTATCTTTGTGAAGCAGGGTTTTCGGCTCTTGTTGTCCTGAAAACAAAACAGCGGAACCGACTTGATGTAGCAAATGACTTGCGTTGTGCGCTGTCATCCTTCAAACCTAGGATTTCTGATCTCGTGAGGAAGAAGCAACAGCATCCATCTCATGAAATTAGTTCATAA